A window of Streptomyces gilvosporeus contains these coding sequences:
- a CDS encoding ABC transporter permease produces the protein MNTLSPVWSWLTTAANWSGENGVWHRLAQHLFLTFTCLALSALIALPVALTLGHLGRGGALAVNLANIGRAVPTFAVLVLLLLTPLGRHGQWPTVIALVLFAIPPLLTNAYVGMREVDQDVVRAARGMGMTGTQLVWRVEVPLAFPLILTGVRIAAVQLVATATLAALVGGGGLGRIITAGFHLASTPQVVAGAVIVAVFALLMEAAFELGQRWCAPPWARRRIR, from the coding sequence GTGAACACCCTTTCCCCGGTGTGGTCCTGGCTGACCACCGCCGCCAACTGGTCCGGTGAGAACGGCGTCTGGCACCGGCTCGCACAGCATCTGTTCCTGACGTTCACCTGCCTGGCCCTCAGCGCACTGATCGCCCTGCCCGTGGCGCTCACCCTCGGCCACCTCGGGCGCGGCGGTGCGCTGGCCGTCAACCTCGCCAATATCGGCCGGGCGGTGCCCACCTTCGCCGTACTGGTGCTGCTTCTGCTGACCCCCCTCGGACGCCACGGGCAGTGGCCCACCGTCATCGCCCTCGTGCTGTTCGCCATTCCGCCGCTGCTGACCAATGCGTATGTGGGGATGCGGGAGGTGGACCAGGACGTGGTGCGGGCCGCCCGGGGGATGGGGATGACCGGGACGCAGCTGGTGTGGCGGGTCGAGGTGCCGCTGGCGTTCCCGCTGATCCTGACCGGGGTCCGGATCGCCGCCGTCCAGCTGGTGGCCACCGCCACGCTCGCCGCGCTGGTGGGCGGCGGCGGGCTGGGCCGGATCATCACCGCGGGGTTCCATCTCGCCAGCACCCCGCAGGTGGTTGCCGGGGCGGTGATCGTCGCGGTGTTCGCGCTGCTGATGGAGGCCGCGTTCGAGCTGGGACAGCGCTGGTGCGCTCCGCCGTGGGCACGCCGGCGGATCCGGTGA
- a CDS encoding ABC transporter permease, whose product MTAPPPDDCLAHNDWICGGYLTTRRQILLDAVAQHIQLTVLSVALGLAIAVPLALLARRWRWMLGPVLGITTVIYTVPSLAMFSLLLPVYGLSATLVVVGLALYSLTLLVRNLLAGLDGVPAETKEAARGMGYGPMRQLLAVELPLALPAAMAGLRIATVSAVALTTVGAIVGYGGLGNLIYAGMNSFFKAQVLTASVLCVLLAVVFDLLLLGVERLLTPWRRAGRTARPRARKAGGAGGRRPLTASGRRG is encoded by the coding sequence GTGACCGCACCGCCGCCCGACGACTGCCTGGCCCATAACGACTGGATCTGCGGCGGCTACCTGACCACCCGTCGGCAGATCCTGCTCGACGCGGTCGCCCAGCACATCCAGCTGACGGTCCTCTCCGTGGCGCTCGGGCTGGCGATCGCGGTGCCGCTGGCGCTGCTGGCCAGGCGGTGGCGCTGGATGCTCGGGCCGGTGCTCGGCATCACCACGGTGATCTACACGGTTCCGTCGCTGGCGATGTTCTCGCTGCTGCTGCCGGTCTACGGCCTCTCCGCCACCCTCGTCGTGGTCGGCCTCGCCCTCTATTCGCTCACCCTGCTCGTCCGCAACCTCCTCGCCGGGCTGGACGGCGTCCCGGCGGAGACCAAGGAGGCGGCGCGCGGGATGGGCTACGGGCCGATGCGGCAACTGCTGGCCGTGGAGCTGCCGTTGGCGCTGCCCGCCGCGATGGCCGGGCTGCGGATCGCCACCGTCTCGGCGGTCGCCCTCACCACCGTCGGGGCCATCGTCGGCTACGGCGGGCTGGGCAACCTCATCTACGCCGGGATGAACTCGTTCTTCAAGGCGCAGGTGCTCACCGCGTCCGTGCTGTGCGTGCTCCTCGCGGTCGTCTTCGACCTACTGCTGCTCGGCGTGGAACGGCTCCTCACGCCCTGGCGGCGAGCCGGCCGAACGGCTCGCCCGCGGGCCCGTAAGGCCGGTGGTGCGGGCGGCCGACGGCCGCTCACGGCATCCGGGCGGCGGGGGTGA
- a CDS encoding polysaccharide deacetylase family protein, whose amino-acid sequence MPKQKSAARSTSIAGLLAATSLVLALSSCASYDVTAPADARADAPASDGKNGEGAKKAASGVDCAKAKCVALTFDAGPSENTSRLLDILKKEKVHATFFMLGKNHIAERPAEVKRIDAEGHELANHTWSHKILTDIEPAEAKRELSRVQDAVKKITGKTPKLMRPPQGRTNEDVSQVSKELGLAQVLWSVTAKDYQTTDSKLITKRVLDQTERDGIILLHDIYKGTVPAVPGIIKQLKQRGYTIVTVSQLLSPAKPEPGMVYRP is encoded by the coding sequence ATGCCGAAGCAGAAGTCCGCGGCCCGCAGCACGTCCATAGCCGGGCTGCTGGCGGCCACCTCCCTCGTCCTGGCCCTCAGCAGCTGCGCAAGCTACGACGTCACCGCACCGGCCGACGCCCGCGCCGACGCCCCGGCGTCCGACGGCAAGAACGGCGAGGGCGCCAAGAAGGCCGCCTCCGGCGTCGACTGCGCCAAGGCCAAGTGCGTGGCGCTCACCTTCGACGCCGGCCCCAGCGAGAACACCAGCCGGCTGCTCGACATCCTCAAGAAGGAGAAGGTGCACGCGACCTTCTTCATGCTCGGCAAGAACCACATCGCCGAGCGCCCCGCGGAGGTCAAGCGGATCGACGCCGAGGGCCACGAACTGGCCAACCACACCTGGTCACACAAGATCCTCACCGATATCGAGCCGGCCGAGGCCAAGCGGGAGCTCTCCCGCGTCCAGGACGCCGTCAAGAAGATCACCGGCAAGACACCCAAGCTGATGCGCCCGCCGCAGGGCCGTACCAATGAGGACGTCTCCCAGGTCAGCAAGGAGCTTGGCCTGGCTCAGGTGCTGTGGAGCGTGACGGCCAAGGACTACCAGACCACCGACTCCAAGCTGATCACCAAGCGCGTGCTGGACCAGACCGAGCGCGACGGGATCATCCTGCTGCACGACATCTACAAGGGCACCGTCCCGGCCGTCCCCGGCATCATCAAGCAGCTGAAGCAGCGCGGCTACACGATCGTGACCGTCTCGCAGCTGCTGTCCCCGGCCAAGCCCGAGCCGGGGATGGTCTACCGCCCGTAG
- a CDS encoding alpha/beta hydrolase encodes MGLTSQSLEITVIVLALACVAATVWAWPRLARDGVRPVLGRLGAIVATQLSIVCALALAVNSSFEFYGSWDELLGNNEEAPASVSQNGGAYASVGNIKGGLIQPAGPQGLDRVTGLPKGPASKVGKVESVRIIGRRTRAINPGFVYLPPQYFQQQFHRQRFPVMVMISGYPGGIMNLAQHLQVPQHAGQLIAQGRMQPTVIVMVRPTIAPPRDTECVDVPGGPKAETFFTKDLPDAMKSAYRVGHDPSAWGAFGYSSGGSCSLQLAMRNPKVYTSAVSLSGDYSIKDDLTTGSLFGAGAEGAKRQREHDLLWRLKHLPAPQISALVASSRKGEQDYGETMKFIHAVKPPMTVDSIILPHGSHQFATWRREVVSALEWQSQQLTFPQDTEAAKPPHKPGTVPPKGQAPGKGQAQGKGAAPSNAPVATPGAAERKRVEAEQPRG; translated from the coding sequence ATGGGGCTGACCAGTCAGTCGCTCGAAATCACAGTGATCGTGCTGGCTTTGGCCTGTGTGGCTGCCACGGTGTGGGCTTGGCCCCGGCTGGCACGGGATGGGGTGCGGCCCGTGCTGGGCCGGCTCGGCGCCATCGTGGCTACTCAGCTGTCGATCGTGTGCGCGCTCGCCCTCGCGGTGAATTCGAGCTTCGAGTTCTACGGCAGCTGGGATGAGCTGCTGGGCAACAACGAGGAGGCGCCGGCCTCGGTGAGCCAGAACGGCGGCGCGTACGCGTCGGTCGGCAACATCAAGGGCGGTCTGATCCAGCCGGCCGGTCCGCAGGGCCTCGACCGGGTGACCGGACTGCCCAAGGGCCCCGCCAGCAAGGTGGGCAAGGTCGAGTCCGTACGGATCATCGGCCGCCGTACCCGGGCCATCAACCCGGGCTTCGTCTATTTGCCGCCGCAGTACTTCCAGCAGCAGTTCCACCGCCAGCGGTTCCCCGTCATGGTCATGATCAGCGGCTATCCGGGCGGCATCATGAACCTCGCGCAGCACCTCCAGGTGCCGCAGCACGCCGGCCAGCTGATCGCCCAGGGCCGGATGCAGCCGACCGTGATCGTGATGGTGCGGCCGACGATCGCGCCGCCGCGCGACACCGAGTGCGTGGATGTGCCGGGCGGGCCGAAGGCCGAGACGTTCTTCACCAAGGACCTGCCGGACGCGATGAAGTCGGCCTACCGGGTCGGCCACGACCCCAGCGCATGGGGTGCGTTCGGATACTCGTCCGGCGGTTCGTGCTCGCTCCAGCTGGCGATGCGCAACCCGAAGGTCTACACCTCGGCGGTCTCGCTCTCCGGCGACTACTCCATCAAGGACGACCTCACCACCGGCAGCCTCTTCGGTGCCGGCGCCGAGGGCGCGAAGCGGCAGCGGGAGCACGATCTGCTGTGGCGGCTCAAGCACCTGCCCGCGCCGCAGATCTCCGCGCTGGTGGCCAGCAGCCGCAAGGGCGAGCAGGACTACGGCGAGACGATGAAGTTCATCCACGCCGTCAAGCCGCCGATGACGGTCGACTCGATCATCCTGCCGCACGGCAGCCACCAGTTCGCGACCTGGCGGCGCGAGGTGGTGTCGGCGCTGGAGTGGCAGAGCCAGCAGCTGACCTTCCCGCAGGACACCGAGGCCGCGAAGCCGCCGCACAAGCCGGGGACCGTACCGCCGAAGGGGCAGGCCCCGGGCAAGGGACAGGCCCAGGGGAAGGGGGCGGCGCCGTCGAACGCGCCGGTCGCGACGCCCGGTGCGGCCGAGCGCAAGCGGGTGGAGGCGGAGCAGCCGCGGGGCTGA
- a CDS encoding vWA domain-containing protein produces MGIRSLLRNAFGRSKAAREESAAARHGADTTPESATIPEAREESSPTPTAEPEVPAARTAPSETPATPTLPAQGSPVDRIAEAADATTSSAREDIAPVEEPTAAGASVGADETAGAGAADEPAPVGDDAVTEAPAAAPVAEPAAGAEPSVTEPEEAEEAKPTEALASAGSADSTDTAASPEDVSALVSRAFDSAPAKPEPEPAAEPAAEPTPDPEPVADTAPAADPEPEVALDPEPEAEPAAEPQATPETEAEATPAPLSLTKVETTAPALVPLYKAASATLAKHHLGTQRAAVYLVLDRSGSMRNYYKDGTVQNLAEQALGLSANLDDDGIVPVVFFSTDVDGTADLDLSNYEGRIEELHSGLGHMGRTNYHWAINAVVEHYKKSGSTAPAFVIFQTDGAPTSKPAAEKALCEAATLPIFWQFVGFGDPDAKGFDFLRKLDDLAVPEKRVIDNAGFFHAGRDPRALSADELYQQLMVEFPEWLTEARTAGVLKDN; encoded by the coding sequence ATGGGCATTCGGAGTCTGCTGCGCAACGCTTTCGGCCGCTCCAAGGCGGCCCGCGAAGAATCCGCCGCGGCACGGCACGGAGCCGATACGACGCCGGAATCGGCAACAATCCCGGAGGCCCGCGAGGAATCCTCCCCGACCCCCACCGCCGAACCCGAAGTCCCCGCCGCCCGTACGGCCCCGAGCGAGACGCCTGCCACGCCCACTCTTCCCGCACAGGGAAGCCCGGTGGACCGGATTGCGGAGGCCGCGGACGCGACGACTTCTTCGGCGCGGGAAGACATCGCGCCGGTTGAGGAGCCGACGGCGGCCGGTGCGTCCGTGGGGGCCGACGAGACGGCCGGGGCCGGTGCTGCCGACGAGCCCGCCCCGGTCGGCGACGACGCCGTCACGGAGGCCCCTGCGGCGGCCCCGGTGGCCGAGCCCGCGGCGGGTGCGGAGCCCTCCGTGACGGAGCCCGAGGAGGCCGAGGAGGCCAAGCCGACGGAGGCGCTCGCATCGGCCGGGTCCGCCGACTCCACGGACACGGCGGCGTCCCCCGAGGACGTCTCCGCCCTCGTCAGCCGGGCCTTCGACAGCGCCCCGGCAAAGCCTGAGCCCGAGCCCGCGGCCGAGCCGGCGGCAGAGCCCACTCCGGACCCCGAGCCCGTAGCGGACACCGCGCCCGCGGCCGACCCGGAGCCGGAGGTCGCTCTGGACCCGGAGCCGGAGGCCGAGCCCGCGGCCGAGCCGCAGGCCACTCCCGAAACGGAAGCCGAAGCCACCCCCGCCCCCCTCTCCCTCACCAAGGTGGAAACCACCGCCCCCGCCCTCGTCCCCCTCTACAAGGCCGCCTCCGCCACCCTGGCGAAGCACCACCTCGGCACCCAGCGCGCCGCCGTCTACCTGGTCCTCGACCGCTCCGGCTCGATGCGCAACTACTACAAGGACGGCACGGTCCAGAACCTCGCCGAACAGGCCCTCGGCCTCTCGGCCAACCTGGACGACGACGGCATCGTCCCCGTCGTCTTCTTCTCCACCGATGTCGACGGCACCGCCGACCTCGATCTGAGCAACTACGAAGGCCGCATCGAGGAGTTGCACTCCGGTCTCGGCCACATGGGGCGTACGAACTACCACTGGGCCATCAATGCCGTGGTCGAGCACTACAAGAAGTCCGGCAGCACCGCCCCCGCCTTTGTCATCTTCCAGACCGACGGCGCCCCGACCTCCAAGCCGGCCGCCGAAAAGGCGCTCTGCGAGGCCGCAACGCTTCCCATTTTCTGGCAGTTCGTCGGATTCGGGGACCCGGACGCCAAGGGTTTCGACTTCCTGCGCAAGCTCGACGATCTGGCCGTTCCGGAAAAGCGCGTCATCGACAACGCCGGCTTCTTCCACGCCGGGCGCGACCCCCGCGCCCTGTCCGCCGACGAGCTCTATCAGCAGCTGATGGTCGAATTCCCGGAGTGGCTCACCGAGGCCCGTACGGCCGGCGTCCTCAAGGACAACTGA
- a CDS encoding MFS transporter, which translates to MSQAENPRPLPSWAAPPDPRRWWALVVIAIAQLMVVLDATIVNIALPSAQHDLGISDANRQWVITAYTLAFGGLLLLGGRIADLVGRKRTFMVGLVGFAAASGLGGAATSAGLLFGARALQGAFGALLAPSALSLLTTTFTKGRERSKAFGIYGAIAGGGAAIGLIAGGVLTEYLTWRWCLYVNVPVAVIALVGATVFLRDKRDKAGARLDVVGVLLGCGGLVAIVYACNEAEPHGWGDNWVVGLLAGGVALLAVFAWWQTRARYPLLPLHIVRNRNRGGAFLTMALTTIAMFGMFLFMTYYLQTVLDYSPVRTGLAYLPMTAAIVIGSTQISARLLHRLAPRWLMVPGALLVAGGLYSLTYLTARPAYASHVLPAELLVGLGMGLIFMPVMATATFGVAPQDSGVTSATVNTSQQVGGSIGTALLNTIAASTSATYLAVHLAQAARHTAGRTLPPAVRGALVKDGVVHGFSAAIGVGSAIMLLAALVAGLMVTGRAAKPPVSAPAPTASDAHR; encoded by the coding sequence ATGAGCCAGGCGGAAAACCCTCGCCCTCTTCCGAGCTGGGCGGCGCCGCCCGATCCCCGCCGCTGGTGGGCCCTTGTCGTCATCGCGATCGCCCAGCTCATGGTCGTCCTGGACGCCACGATCGTGAATATCGCGCTCCCCTCGGCGCAGCATGATCTCGGGATATCGGATGCGAATCGGCAGTGGGTGATCACTGCCTACACGCTCGCCTTCGGCGGGCTCCTGCTGCTGGGCGGGCGCATTGCCGATCTGGTGGGACGGAAAAGGACCTTCATGGTCGGGCTGGTCGGATTCGCCGCGGCGTCGGGACTCGGCGGCGCGGCGACCTCTGCCGGCTTGTTGTTCGGGGCGCGGGCCTTGCAGGGCGCATTCGGGGCGTTGCTGGCGCCGTCCGCGCTGTCCCTGCTGACCACGACTTTCACGAAGGGACGGGAACGGAGCAAGGCGTTCGGCATTTACGGAGCCATCGCGGGCGGCGGCGCGGCCATCGGGCTGATCGCAGGGGGCGTTCTGACGGAGTACCTGACGTGGCGATGGTGTTTGTACGTCAACGTTCCGGTCGCCGTGATCGCCCTCGTGGGCGCCACGGTCTTTCTGCGGGACAAGCGGGACAAGGCCGGGGCCCGGCTGGATGTGGTGGGCGTACTGCTCGGATGCGGCGGGCTGGTCGCCATCGTCTACGCGTGCAATGAGGCGGAACCGCACGGCTGGGGTGACAACTGGGTGGTCGGGCTGCTGGCGGGCGGGGTGGCGCTGCTCGCCGTTTTCGCCTGGTGGCAGACGCGGGCCCGATATCCGCTGCTGCCCCTGCACATCGTCCGCAACCGGAATCGCGGCGGGGCCTTTCTGACCATGGCGCTGACGACGATCGCCATGTTCGGAATGTTTCTGTTCATGACGTATTACCTCCAGACCGTGCTCGACTATTCGCCGGTGAGGACGGGGCTCGCCTATCTGCCGATGACGGCGGCGATCGTCATCGGCTCGACGCAGATCTCCGCCCGGCTGCTGCACCGCCTCGCGCCCCGGTGGCTGATGGTCCCCGGCGCGCTGCTCGTCGCCGGCGGGCTGTACTCGCTGACGTATCTGACCGCCCGGCCCGCGTACGCCTCGCATGTCCTGCCCGCCGAGCTGCTGGTCGGGCTGGGGATGGGCCTGATCTTCATGCCGGTGATGGCGACGGCCACGTTCGGGGTCGCACCGCAGGACTCCGGGGTCACCTCCGCCACGGTCAACACCTCGCAGCAGGTGGGGGGTTCGATCGGTACGGCGCTGCTCAACACGATCGCCGCCTCGACCAGTGCGACGTACCTCGCGGTCCATCTGGCACAGGCGGCACGGCACACCGCCGGCCGGACCCTTCCTCCCGCGGTGCGGGGCGCGCTGGTGAAGGACGGGGTGGTGCACGGGTTCTCGGCGGCGATCGGGGTGGGCTCGGCGATCATGCTGCTGGCCGCGCTGGTGGCGGGGCTGATGGTCACCGGCCGGGCCGCCAAGCCGCCCGTCTCGGCGCCGGCACCCACCGCCTCGGACGCCCACCGGTGA
- the metG gene encoding methionine--tRNA ligase codes for MARHLITSALPYINGIKHLGNMVGSMLPADVYSRYLRQRGHEVLYICATDEHGTPAELAAKEAGQSVAAFCAEQHDKQKAIYEGFGLRFDYFGRSSSPENVELTQRFARKLHENGFIEERAIRQVYSIADERFLPDRYIVGTCPHCGYDKARGDQCENCTRVLDPTDLIEARSAISGSSELEVRETKHLFLLQSKLQHEVERWIDESSAEWPTLASSIARKWLTEGLQDRAITRDLDWGVPVPADVWPELAAEGKVFYVWFDAPIEYIGATKEWSDQAPDERDYASWWYEADDVRYTEFMAKDNVPFHSVMFPATQIGTREPWKKVDFLKAFNWLNYYGGKFSTSQRRGIFTDAALELLPADYWRYFLIANAPESDDTSFTWELFSSSVNKDLADTLGNFVNRVLSFSRKRFGDEVPAGAEAGAAEQKLGEEIAGLLAEYEGHMEALQFRKAAASLRALWSAGNSYLEEKAPWLEIKTDKDAAALTLRTAMNLIHLYSVVSEPFIPASAQAMREAFSLENDTAQWVSPEEAKALASVPAGTPFTVPPVLFAKISEDDLESYRERFGGDAD; via the coding sequence ATGGCTCGACACCTCATCACCAGCGCCCTTCCGTATATCAACGGGATCAAGCACCTGGGCAACATGGTGGGGTCCATGCTCCCGGCCGATGTCTACTCCCGCTATCTGCGGCAGCGCGGGCACGAGGTGCTCTACATCTGCGCCACGGACGAGCACGGCACCCCGGCCGAGCTGGCCGCGAAGGAGGCCGGGCAGTCGGTCGCCGCGTTCTGCGCGGAGCAGCACGACAAGCAGAAGGCGATCTACGAGGGTTTCGGGCTGCGGTTCGACTACTTCGGGCGGAGCTCGTCGCCGGAGAACGTCGAGCTGACCCAGCGCTTCGCACGCAAGCTGCACGAGAACGGCTTCATCGAGGAGCGGGCCATCCGGCAGGTCTACTCGATCGCCGATGAGCGCTTCCTGCCCGACCGCTACATTGTCGGCACGTGTCCGCACTGCGGCTACGACAAGGCGCGCGGCGACCAGTGCGAGAACTGCACCCGGGTGCTCGACCCGACCGATCTGATCGAGGCGCGGTCGGCGATCAGCGGCAGCAGCGAGCTGGAGGTGCGCGAGACCAAGCACCTCTTCCTGCTCCAGTCGAAGCTCCAGCACGAGGTCGAGCGGTGGATCGACGAGAGCAGCGCGGAGTGGCCGACGCTGGCCTCGTCCATCGCCCGCAAGTGGCTGACCGAGGGGCTCCAGGACCGCGCCATCACCCGCGACCTGGACTGGGGCGTCCCGGTGCCGGCGGATGTGTGGCCCGAGCTGGCGGCCGAGGGCAAGGTCTTCTACGTCTGGTTCGACGCCCCGATCGAGTACATCGGCGCGACGAAGGAGTGGTCGGACCAGGCGCCGGACGAGCGGGACTACGCCTCGTGGTGGTACGAGGCCGATGACGTCCGGTACACGGAATTCATGGCCAAGGACAATGTGCCGTTCCACAGCGTGATGTTCCCGGCGACGCAGATCGGCACCCGGGAGCCGTGGAAGAAGGTCGACTTCCTCAAGGCCTTCAACTGGCTGAACTACTACGGCGGGAAGTTCTCCACCTCGCAGCGTCGCGGCATCTTCACCGACGCGGCGCTGGAGCTGCTGCCGGCCGACTACTGGCGCTACTTCCTGATCGCCAACGCCCCCGAGTCGGACGACACGTCCTTCACCTGGGAGCTGTTCTCCTCGTCGGTGAACAAGGACCTCGCCGACACGCTCGGGAACTTCGTCAACCGTGTCCTGTCCTTCTCCCGCAAGCGGTTCGGGGACGAGGTCCCGGCGGGCGCGGAGGCCGGGGCGGCGGAGCAGAAGCTGGGCGAGGAGATCGCCGGGCTGCTGGCCGAGTACGAGGGCCACATGGAGGCACTTCAGTTCCGTAAGGCGGCCGCCTCGCTGCGCGCCCTGTGGAGCGCGGGCAACTCCTACCTGGAGGAGAAGGCCCCGTGGCTGGAGATCAAGACCGACAAGGACGCGGCGGCACTGACGCTGCGGACGGCGATGAACCTGATCCACCTCTACTCGGTGGTCTCCGAGCCCTTCATTCCGGCCTCGGCGCAGGCGATGCGCGAGGCGTTCTCCCTGGAGAACGACACGGCGCAGTGGGTCTCCCCGGAGGAGGCGAAGGCCCTGGCCTCGGTGCCGGCCGGGACGCCGTTCACCGTGCCGCCGGTGCTCTTCGCGAAGATCAGCGAGGACGATCTGGAGTCCTACCGCGAGCGGTTCGGCGGGGACGCGGACTAG
- the aspS gene encoding aspartate--tRNA ligase yields the protein MHRYRSHNCGELRAADVDTDVRLSGWLHNRRDLGGILFIDLRDHHGITQLVARPGTPAAEALDKLTKETVVRVDGKVVSRGAENVNPELPTGEVEIEVTEVEILGAAEQIPFTINADDGVNEEKRLEYRFLDLRRERMHRNIMLRTAVISAIRHKMVALGFNEMATPILSATSPEGARDFLVPSRLHAGKFYALPQAPQQFKQLLMIAGFDRYFQIAPCFRDEDARADRSPGEFYQLDVEMSFVEQEDVFRPVEQLMTELFTEFGNGRKVTSPFPRIPFREAMLKYGSDKPDLRAELELVDVSEVFAGSGFKAFAGKHVRALAVPDTAGQPRKFFDQLGDFAVQQGAKGLAWVRVGEDNALTGPIAKFLTEDDIKSLVDALDLKPGHAVFFGAGDFDEVSKIMGAVRVEAAKRAGHFVEDEFRFCWIVDFPMFEKNADTGAIEFSHNPFSMPQGGLEALETKDPLDILAWQYDIVCNGTELSSGAIRNHEPEVMYKAFGIAGYDKETVEAEFGGMLRAFKFGAPPHGGIAPGVDRIVMLLADEPNIRETIAFPLNGNAQDLLMGAPSDVDEARLKELHLSIRTGPAKPTPYKPTK from the coding sequence ATGCATCGGTACCGGTCCCATAACTGCGGCGAGCTCCGGGCCGCGGACGTCGACACGGACGTCCGCCTCAGCGGCTGGCTGCACAATCGACGTGACCTGGGCGGCATCCTCTTCATCGATCTGCGCGACCACCACGGCATCACGCAGCTCGTCGCCCGCCCCGGCACCCCGGCCGCCGAGGCGCTGGACAAGCTGACGAAGGAGACGGTCGTCCGCGTGGACGGCAAGGTCGTCTCGCGCGGCGCGGAGAACGTGAACCCGGAGCTGCCCACCGGCGAGGTCGAGATCGAGGTCACGGAGGTCGAGATCCTCGGCGCCGCCGAGCAGATCCCCTTCACGATCAACGCGGACGACGGCGTCAACGAGGAGAAGCGCCTCGAGTACCGCTTCCTCGACCTGCGCCGCGAGCGGATGCACCGCAACATCATGCTGCGCACCGCGGTGATCTCCGCCATCCGCCACAAGATGGTCGCGCTCGGCTTCAACGAGATGGCGACGCCGATCCTGTCGGCGACCTCCCCCGAGGGCGCCCGCGACTTCCTGGTCCCCTCCCGCCTGCACGCCGGCAAGTTCTACGCGCTGCCGCAGGCCCCCCAGCAGTTCAAGCAGCTGCTGATGATCGCCGGGTTCGACCGCTACTTCCAGATCGCGCCCTGCTTCCGCGACGAGGACGCCCGCGCCGACCGTTCGCCCGGCGAGTTCTACCAGCTCGACGTCGAGATGAGCTTCGTCGAGCAGGAGGACGTCTTCCGGCCCGTGGAGCAGCTGATGACCGAGCTGTTCACCGAGTTCGGCAACGGCCGCAAGGTCACCTCGCCCTTCCCGCGCATCCCGTTCCGCGAGGCGATGCTCAAGTACGGCTCCGACAAGCCGGACCTGCGCGCCGAGCTGGAGCTGGTGGATGTCTCCGAGGTCTTCGCGGGCTCCGGTTTCAAGGCGTTCGCGGGCAAGCACGTCCGCGCCCTGGCCGTGCCGGACACCGCCGGCCAGCCGCGGAAGTTCTTCGACCAGCTGGGTGACTTCGCCGTCCAGCAGGGCGCCAAGGGCCTGGCCTGGGTCCGCGTCGGCGAAGACAACGCGCTGACCGGCCCGATCGCCAAGTTCCTCACCGAGGACGACATCAAGTCGCTGGTCGACGCGCTGGACCTCAAGCCCGGCCACGCCGTCTTCTTCGGCGCCGGCGACTTCGACGAGGTCTCCAAGATCATGGGCGCGGTCCGCGTCGAGGCCGCCAAGCGCGCCGGTCACTTCGTCGAGGACGAGTTCCGCTTCTGCTGGATCGTCGACTTCCCGATGTTCGAGAAGAACGCGGACACCGGCGCGATCGAGTTCTCGCACAACCCGTTCTCCATGCCGCAGGGCGGCCTGGAGGCGCTGGAGACCAAGGACCCGCTGGACATCCTGGCCTGGCAGTACGACATCGTCTGCAACGGCACCGAGCTGTCCTCCGGCGCGATCCGTAACCACGAGCCCGAGGTGATGTACAAGGCGTTCGGGATCGCCGGCTACGACAAGGAGACCGTCGAGGCCGAGTTCGGCGGCATGCTCCGCGCCTTCAAGTTCGGCGCCCCGCCGCACGGTGGTATCGCCCCCGGCGTCGACCGCATCGTCATGCTGCTGGCCGACGAGCCCAACATCCGCGAGACCATCGCCTTCCCGCTCAACGGCAACGCCCAGGACCTGCTGATGGGCGCCCCGAGCGACGTCGACGAGGCCCGGCTCAAGGAGCTGCACCTGAGCATCCGTACGGGACCGGCGAAGCCGACGCCGTACAAGCCGACCAAGTGA